The proteins below come from a single Aspergillus oryzae RIB40 DNA, chromosome 5 genomic window:
- a CDS encoding uncharacterized protein (predicted protein): MQYTNEFPDSAPTVHEHQTINPQFLNTPQQANNQHAPLNNFIYVNPPSFERQDNQRWVPISKSLVPLYFQLHLLTLFFRTFDYFRNDLQMPSILNRPTANSPSVPATQTPGVEVVMPANRKKQTTSKKVTKKSASKASTKKPDGRSASSGSETDSSDSELEIEAPEEPSPIPLVRPNEPEAAARYDALRAVWSPRNRRPHADKVKGALVAFKDVVKAVRDTWKEKSQAMKMAENKGENDKAAQIKKDVVLQRRLMDVVVSTTLDQGHPTIVEKSQKRIESLSRVISLVWTSAYLHKKNAYKTKEIKGEGSL; encoded by the exons ATGCAGTACACAAACGAATTCCCTGACTCGGCGCCAACTGTGCATGAGCATCAAACTATCAATCCCCAGTTTCTCAACACCCCCCAACAAGCCAACAACCAGCATGCCCCCCTTAATAATTTCATATACGTCAATCCACCAAGCTTCGAACGTCAAGATAATCAGAGGTGGGTCCCGATTTCGAAAAGTCTAGTTCCACTCTACTTTCAGTTGCATTTActtactcttttctttagGACATTCGACTACTTCCGGAACGACCTACAGATGCCCTCAATCCTGAACAGACCTACTGCTAACAGCCCGAGTGTCCCGGCTACGCAGACTCCAGGCGTGGAAGTAGTCATGCCTGCAAACC ggaagaaacagaccaCGTCGAAAAAGGTAACAAAGAAGTCCGCGTCTAAAGCGTCGACCAAAAAGCCGGATGGGAGGTCCGCTTCTTCCGGGTCCGAGACCGATAGCTCTGATTCGGAACTGGAGATTGAAGCGCCAGAAGAGCCATCCCCTATTCCCCTCGTTCGTCCCAATGAACCAGAAGCTGCTGCGCGATATGATGCCCTTCGAGCCGTGTGGTCGCCGCGTAATAGGCGGCCTCATGCCGACAAAGTCAAAGGCGCACTGGTTGCGTTCAAAGATGTTGTCAAAGCTGTGAGGGATACGTGGAAAGAGAAGTCGCAAgcgatgaagatggcagaAAACAAGGGCGAAAACGACAAAGCGgcccagatcaagaaggatgtTGTCCTTCAGCGGCGCCTGATGGACGTGGTTGTTAGCACCACTCTGGATCAGGGCCACCCCACGATCGTTGAGAA AAGTCAGAAACGAATTGAGAGCCTCTCCCGCGTAATTTCCCTAGTGTGGACTTCAGCATATCTTCATAAAAAGAATGCTTATAA aacaaaggaaataaaggGAGAAGGTTCTCTTTAA
- a CDS encoding uncharacterized protein (predicted protein), producing MHSTNIFNFFMLAVAAASAATISKAGDSKALQKVAEGKCDIGNTACCNNVHEEKDERLFNLVKQGLIDILAGNEDYACAKSGVIDEWNLFSLVKQTNDGPVCKNVTACCSSGKKGD from the exons ATGCACAGCACCAACattttcaacttcttcatgCTTGCCGTCGCagcagcatctgctgctACCATCAGCAAAGCGGGCGACTCCAAGGCCCTGCAGAAGGTTGCCGAGGGTAAATGCGACATTGGCAACACTGCCTGCTGCAACAATGTGCacgaggagaaggatgagaggCTGTTCAATTTGGTGAAGCAGGGTCTCATCGACATTTTGGCCGGCAATGAGGATTATGCCTGTGCGAAGTCGGGCGTCATCGATGAGTGGAACCTCTTTT CTCTGGTCAAGCAAACCAACGATGGTCCCGTTTGCAAGAACGTCACCGCCTGCTGCTCCAGTGGCAAG AAGGGCGACTGA
- a CDS encoding kinesin family protein (predicted protein), with product MHQFKVYTRWRPLTPSESTTPEIQRAHSQQDNGRVSISLTPSSRSATERPWKSEAAFTRVFEATDNNKSVFEEAVVPTLPHVLSGRSCNFFAYGHSGSGKSHTIIGYDFENPDEFGLCLAAARQLSETLAGLNQDTENPAEELAIGIRMFELRKNIAFDLLNGRCQCYVREGPDGKTHIRGETEVLEEGKVRVRPIVTKACWRFEDLRQELLEGLKLRATGTSTVHDQSSRTHAVLELEIVTRALLDARDAVVQRQSELVPVGKRATDIYIEENTKGYIQNADGKYVPNPDYQIDQARIDAAEAKKAEFESYVQQAEDKVSGILKSSRHSCLGGKLVFVDLAGSEYYHDKITSTVPRPKQTPQEQQEGRQINTDLLALKEVIRARASKQAHVPFRSSPLTMVLRDHFLGTNTTDSYSAMILTVSPSSEQFAATMNTLKYGNLVGVAGGEKKRVTRSRVNQ from the coding sequence ATGCATCAATTCAAAGTATACACCCGCTGGCGGCCTCTCACTCCCAGCGAGTCAACAACGCCAGAGATACAACGCGCACACAGCCAACAAGACAATGGCCGAGTATCTATCTCGCTCACCCCTTCTTCACGTTCTGCCACTGAGCGTCCTTGGAAAAGCGAAGCTGCATTCACGCGAGTATTCGAAGCAACCGATAATAACAAATCGGTCTTTGAAGAGGCAGTCGTACCAACTCTTCCCCATGTCCTTAGCGGACGATCATGCAATTTTTTTGCTTACGGACACTCCGGAAGTGGGAAGTCACATACGATCATCGGATATGATTTTGAGAATCCTGATGAATTTGGGTTATGCTTAGCAGCTGCTAGACAACTCAGCGAGACATTGGCTGGTCTTAATCAGGACACTGAGAACCCCGCTGAAGAACTGGCTATTGGGATTCGTATGTTCGAGCTACGCAAGAATATAGCCTTTGATTTGCTCAACGGACGGTGTCAATGTTATGTCCGTGAAGGGCCTGATGGGAAAACGCACATTAGGGGCGAGACTGAAGTCCTCGAAGAGGGCAAAGTTCGAGTCCGTCCGATCGTTACGAAAGCATGTTGGAGATTCGAGGACCTGCGCCAGGAGCTCCTAGAGGGACTCAAATTAAGAGCGACAGGAACATCCACGGTCCATGACCAAAGTTCGCGCACACACGCTGTTTTGGAACTAGAGATAGTAACGAGGGCGCTCCTTGATGCCCGCGATGCGGTTGTCCAGCGGCAATCGGAATTAGTTCCGGTAGGAAAACGTGCGACAGATATCTACATCGAAGAAAATACGAAAGGATATATTCAAAATGCAGACGGCAAATATGTCCCCAACCCTGACTACCAAATCGACCAGGCACGGATCGACGCCGCCGAAGCAAAAAAGGCCGAGTTCGAATCCTACGTGCAGCAGGCCGAGGACAAAGTTAGTGGTATTCTGAAGTCATCCCGTCATTCATGTCTCGGAGGAAAACTGGTTTTTGTGGATCTGGCTGGTTCCGAGTACTATCATGATAAGATAACTTCTACCGTGCCGCGACCGAAGCAGACACCCCAGGAGCAACAAGAAGGCCGGCAGATCAACACAGACCTCCTGGCACTGAAAGAGGTTATCCGAGCACGAGCTTCGAAGCAGGCACACGTTCCGTTCCGGTCGTCGCCCCTGACCATGGTGCTGCGTGACCACTTCCTAGGCACAAATACGACTGACAGTTATTCCGCTATGATCCTCACAGTGTCACCATCGTCGGAGCAATTCGCCGCCACTATGAACACACTGAAGTACGGGAACCTTGTAGGTGTAGCCggcggagagaagaagagggtgacGCGGTCGAGAGTGAACCAGTGA
- a CDS encoding uncharacterized protein (predicted protein), translating into MKFRRTASTLPIIARHRNLRVVIVKKNSIAMKRVLRLEDIIVHGHSVTEGVVKFPPGIGTMELMPHPWPPKKRMVPTFPFLAWHLLGRKGFIAQVEMPIHSLQEVVYQVSVVTFWPLPRPGHWIEDAAQLPGLCNAFPKMAEFIPSRLIRGST; encoded by the coding sequence ATGAAGTTCCGTCGTACGGCATCCACCCTCCCAATTATCGCACGGCACCGAAATCTGCGGGTCGTAATCGTGAAGAAAAACAGTATCGCAATGAAGCGTGTGCTTAGgctggaggatatcattgtGCATGGGCATTCGGTGACGGAAGGCGTCGTGAAATTTCCTCCAGGAATAGGTACAATGGAATTGATGCCACATCCGTGGCccccaaagaagagaatggtcCCCACGTTCCCATTCCTCGCGTGGCACCTCCTCGGTCGGAAGGGTTTCATTGCTCAGGTAGAAATGCCAATCCATTCTCTGCAGGAAGTCGTTTACCAAGTCAGCGTGGTAACATTCTGGCCGCTGCCACGCCCAGGACATTGGATCGAAGATGCAGCCCAGCTCCCGGGCCTCTGCAATGCATTTCCCAAAATGGCCGAATTCATACCCAGTCGCTTGATCCGAGGGTCAACATAG
- a CDS encoding uncharacterized protein (predicted protein): protein MPPGCSLQADNNFGPAIDPGCRDGFDFTLLFEQAILGLVPAVVFLLVCPLRLQILVKRDVRTQPHIMRLAKLLGKEHPAKYKVVRGIECNKFGSGNGNCGLVLGGG from the exons ATGCCACCAGGGTGCTCGCTCCAGGCTGATAACAATTTCGGCCCTGCGATAGATCCTGGGTGCCGCGATGGCTTTGATTTCACACTATTGTTCGAGCAAGCCATACTTGGCCTCGTTCCTGCGGTCGTATTTCTCCTCGTGTGTCCTCTTCGATTGCAAATCCTGGTTAAGAGAGATGTACGGACTCAGCCTCACATAATGAGATTGGCAAAGCTG CTGGGCAAAGAACACCCGGCCAAATACAAAGTTGTCCGTGGCATCGAGTGCAATAAATTTGGCAGTGGCAATGGAAATTGTGGTCTTGTCttgggtggaggatga
- a CDS encoding zinc finger CCCH domain-containing protein (predicted protein) yields MADLNKQKESPPSEPAENMPPETEEERTKRLRKEARRKLRVTWKPDDSLTEVRLFTHDPDEELGPGDHAQREAGDVKGEGSVLKLHRDLDEFDEEEDGGVREESFRDYYEPSEIDFADITSEDRSRNNIKRAGTQQPTSAEKEAQEHREATTLMVFYTSAADVPPSPKEPPPPSEDEPATEAVALGELPDHVKVSMILFFPLPRSACESNLTVLWQARQERYFSAVNPQPTPAQPQPSAQSNQFDISNLLKIIQNAPQQQQSTPPPPPPPPVTQAPMSDLERTISMFRQQQQPQQPQQPQPQAQQFQMPQFPTAPQAPTAQGLDFQKILAVLNAQKQMQQPPPVVPPVQPSQPAIAPNLAAFISQFAGANQQSGPSPAQMPGQFDDLERKRMREGPGFDGSEDDRYSYFKRNKPNGPNKSHPKVGLVPCRYWPEGKCRKGNDCTFRHDPLN; encoded by the exons ATGGCCGATCTTAATAAGCAGAAAGAATCACCTCCGTCTGAGCCAGCTGAGAACATGCCACCAgagacggaagaagaacgaaCGAAGCGACTCCGCAAGGAAGCGAGAAGAAAGCTGCGAGTCACGTGGAAGCCGGATGACTCTCTGACTGAAGTTCGCTTGTTCACGCATGATCCAGACGAGGAACTTGGACCGGGAGATCATGCCCAGCGGGAGGCTGGTGATGTCAAGGGAGAAGGTAGTGTGCTTAAACTTCACAGAGACCTGGACGagttcgacgaggaagaggatggcgGGGTGCGTGAAGAAAGCTTCCGTGATTACTATGAGCCTTCAG AAATTGATTTTGCCGACATCACATCGGAGGATCGTTCCCGGAATAACATCAAGCGCGCCGGCACTCAGCAGCCGACCAGTGCTGAGAAGGAAGCACAAGAGCACCGCGAAGCCACGACGCTTATGGTTTTCTATACCTCCGCTGCGGATGTGCCACCGTCGCCAAAGGAACCTCCCCCGCCTAGTGAAGATGAGCCGGCAACCGAAGCCGTTGCTCTTGGAGAACTCCCAGATCACGTTAAGGTAAGCAtgatacttttttttccccttccccgtTCGGCTTGTGAATCCAACCTAACCGTTTTATGGCAGGCTCGACAGGAGCGATACTTTTCTGCTGTTAATCCCCAGCCGACTCCAgctcaacctcaaccaagCGCACAATCCAACCAGTTTGACATTTCAAACTTGCTTAAAATCATACAGAATGCgcctcagcagcagcagtcaactcctccgcctcccccgcctcctcccGTGACGCAAGCACCAATGTCGGACCTGGAGCGAACCATTAGTATGTTCcgtcagcaacagcagccacagcagccacaacagccacaacCTCAAGCCCAACAGTTCCAGATGCCTCAGTTCCCTACCGCTCCCCAGGCTCCTACAGCACAGGGCCTCGACTTCCAGAAAATCCTTGCTGTCCTTAATGCTCagaagcagatgcagcagCCACCGCCCGTCGTACCCCCTGTTCAACCGTCGCAGCCCGCGATTGCGCCAAACCTGGCTGCATTCATATCACAGTTTGCTGGGGCTAACCAACAATCCGGGCCCAGCCCAGCTCAAATGCCTGGTCAATTTGATGACCTAGAGCGCAAACGTATGCGTGAGGGTCCGGGCTTTGATGGATCGGAGGATGACAGATATAGTTATTTCAAACGTAACAAGCCGAATGGGCCCAATAAGAGTCAT CCCAAGGTTGGATTGGTCCCTTGTCGTTACTGGCCCGAAGGGAAATGCAGAAAAGGCAACGACTGCACCTTCCGTCATGATCCACTTAACTAA
- a CDS encoding uncharacterized protein (predicted protein), which translates to MLKRRFIFFYCLYKFYAMCNICWLTQISRLGEHPMAVAAMYSFLLDRHQASDIDGAFTLNLLKLLARFVTMDEDVLQKTNVAKLLPRFVKKGGQVAKGLAQKILDNAATSTKRKQEGNKVAPKEASPAINTISNITLADGQRTELAGSKRPRDADSNGQPATKRMVVTSNLKSNQKPTNGPVTSAAKRPQEIGPEAKPAAAATSRPKANIIAPKPTNLFGSLSSASKRPGTSNAERAAAAAAAKSR; encoded by the exons ATGCTCAAGCGCCGTTTCATATTTTTCTACTGCTTATACAAATTCTATGCAATGTGTAATATTTGTTGGCTAACCCAAATTTCTAGGCTAGGAGAACATCCTATGGCGGTGGCTGCCATGTATTCGTTCCTTCTCGATCGGCATCAGGCATCTGATATCGATGGGGCATTCACCCTAAATCTGCTCAAG CTACTTGCTCGATTTGTTaccatggatgaagatgtgcTTCAGAAAACGAATGTTGCCAAATTACTGCCTAGGTTCGTCAAAAAGGGCGGACAAGTAGCTAAAGGCCTTGCGCAGAAGATCTTGGACAATGCTGCCACTTCCACCAAGCGAAAGCAGGAGGGCAATAAAGTAGCACCCAAAGAGGCATCTCCCGCTATAAACACCATCTCCAATATTACGTTGGCTGATGGTCAGCGTACGGAGCTAGCTGGATCCAAACGGCCTCGAGATGCCGATTCCAATGGTCAACCAGCCACGAAGCGGATGGTTGTTACGTCAAATCTCAAGAGTAACCAGAAGCCAACCAACGGCCCTGTCACTAGCGCCGCCAAGCGCCCCCAGGAAATAGGCCCCGAGGCCAAGCCAGCAGCGGCAGCTACTTCACGTCCAAAGGCTAATATCATTGCTCCAAAGCCGACTAACCTCTTTGGAAGTTTATCGTCGGCTTCGAAGAGGCCAGGAACTTCGAATGCAGAGagagctgcagctgcggCCGCAGCAAAGTCCAGGTAA
- a CDS encoding uncharacterized protein (predicted protein), producing MLDGIQTVKATGLSQTFLQLVQRKRAQETHQMAKYRWSVVWKNMIQNLPWALAPALTFVVYAAQGNELDVTKAFSSLSIITLLTNPASKLLSAIPSITAATGCFDRIQAFLLLPTGPQYIGEGFVRTRETEVDASPHIGGVKYMTSKGSPETPDLPKPVIFMEKLSIRPSSSAKIVLRDVNLEVPLGALVMIRGPVGSGKSTLLRAILGQAVCETGSMAVINQQPAFCAQTPWVPSGTIRDAICGTFSESPIREGAFDQKWYAAVLHACALNLDLDLLRDGDATRIGHGSGHVLSGGQMHRIALARARTGPEN from the exons ATGCTGGACGGTATCCAAACCGTCAAGGCGACTGGGTTAAGCCAAACCTTTCTTCAGCTCgtacaaaggaaaagagccCAAGAAACCCATCAAATGGCCAAGTACCGCTGGAGTGTGGtctggaagaatatgatCCAGAATCTGCCTTGGGCCTTGGCGCCAGCTTTGACCTTCGTCGTCTACGCTGCTCAAGGAAATGAACTAGACGTTACTAAGGCGTTCAGCAGTCTGTCCATCATAACTCTTCTAACGAATCCGGCTTCTAAGCTATTAAGTGCGATTCCTTCCATAACTGCTGCGACGGGATGTTTCGATAGAATACAAGCATTTCTTCTGCTGCCAACCGGTCCTCAATACATAGGGGAGGGCTTTGTTCGCACGAGGGAAACGGAAGTCGATGCATCTCCGCATATTGGCGGAGTGAAATACATGACTTCCAAGGGCTCACCAGAGACTCCTGACCTTCCAAAACCTGTCATCTTCATGGAAAAGCTCAGCATACGCCCATCTTCGTCGGCAAAAATTGTCTTAAGAGATGTTAACTTAGAAGTCCCTCTAGGAGCGTTGGTCATGATCCGGGGGCCAGTTGGATCAGGCAAATCGACCTTGCTTCGGGCTATACTTGGCCAAGCAGTTTGCGAGACAGGTTCCATGGCAGTGATCAATCAACAGCCGGCCTTCTGCGCGCAAACACCGTGGGTTCCAAGTGGCACCATCCGCGATGCGATCTGTGGAACTTTCTCGGAGAGCCCCATAAGGGAGGGTGCATTTGATCAAAAGTGGTATGCGGCCGTTCTTCACGCATGTGCTCTGAATTTGGACCTAGATTTGCTTCGCGATGGAGACGCCACGCGAATTGGACACGGCTCAGGTCATGTGCTGAGCGGTGGTCAAATGCATCGCATCGCTCTTGCTCGCGCG CGCACTGGACCGGAAAACTAA
- a CDS encoding uncharacterized protein (predicted protein): MVLFESLGKQKYLTGPYQGLPPESTSGIVNRSFMWWLNRLFFRGFRSLLTTEDLDHLDKPLKSAATAPKALRAWALRRRPERRFEFPWQMIQAFKGPLALTILPRLFLIGFTFSQPFLITSILNWLDNSHSASNHGYGLIGATLLIYLGMALSTLIYDQLLYQFVTMFRGAASSMIYNHALHIPDGTLGDRSATITLMTTDVDRIINCLITLNESWARTFEVGIGIALLALRLGWVCLIPLVVVLSKNSNLTTYAISR; this comes from the coding sequence ATGGTGCTGTTTGAGAGCTTAGGAAAGCAGAAATACCTCACTGGCCCCTATCAAGGTCTTCCTCCAGAGTCGACGAGTGGAATTGTCAATCGATCGTTTATGTGGTGGTTGAACCGTCTCTTTTTCAGAGGTTTTCGATCTTTGCTTACTACTGAAGATCTTGATCACCTCGATAAGCCCCTGAAGTCCGCGGCAACGGCGCCGAAGGCATTGAGAGCTTGGGCACTACGCCGGCGCCCTGAGCGCCGCTTCGAGTTCCCGTGGCAGATGATCCAAGCGTTCAAGGGCCCGTTGGCTCTAACAATACTTCCACGCCTCTTCTTGATTGGATTTACCTTTTCACAGCCCTTCTTGATCACATCGATTCTCAACTGGCTTGATAACTCCCATAGCGCGAGCAATCACGGTTACGGCCTCATCGGCGCCACACTTCTGATATACTTGGGAATGGCCCTCTCAACCCTCATATACGACCAGCTTTTGTATCAGTTTGTAACAATGTTCCGAGGGGCagcctcatcgatgatctACAACCACGCCTTACACATCCCCGATGGCACCCTAGGGGACCGTTCTGCCACAATTACTCTAATGACTACCGATGTTGACCGGATCATCAACTGTCTAATCACCTTGAATGAATCCTGGGCGCGGACGTTTGAAGTGGGCATTGGCATTGCGCTACTCGCGCTTCGATTAGGGTGGGTTTGCCTAATACCATTAGTGGTCGTTCTGAGTAAGAATTCAAATCTCACTACATATGCGATAAGTCGCTAA
- a CDS encoding putative transcription regulator (RTG2) (predicted protein) yields MSSPSNYKGSGGTNGEPMISINGIRCSITDLSPPTTRILPTVYSQRFNISLYDAQYDSKTGKQIPIPRKVIHAVVAAILRFQIVCLEVGVPASQMLIIATEATRTAINSEEFVKTIQNRTHVQVRMLPKDEEGVVGAWGIASGFSDIEGLAIDLGGGSMQMTWIVSHAGDVRISSKGSISFPYGAAALTQKLEALTKGKDEDEAAKAKEQFRQEMTSQFRRAWEDLEIPERLVNKAKKEGGFQLYLSGGGFRGWGYLLLYLHQVRGEYYPISIINGYTVGKKDFENTEVLKKVAKTAKDIFRVSDRRRKQVPSVAFLVNVLAKAIPHGIKEAHFCQGGVREGALYRKILPVIRQQDPLQVATMNFARGSAQAMAFMAFSSIPRPTKDRSFPHSISPHVIQAFANILYAHATMSKETAATAALYSTSTGVLAEAHGIPHADRARLALMLQERYGGELPPREMDFKKSLRSLLTPEEIWWTRYLGKLGLVISRVYPTGVIDPSRPRAMPRARWANDLGKKKNKQGIELKVSLQKVGFDPTRLKQELEADLKKIRKVGKRKHWIGGRDGWGMKVEVLLVEEDLL; encoded by the exons ATGAGCTCTCCTTCGAATTACAAGGGTTCTGGTGGCACCAACGGAGAGCCTATGATTTCCAT TAACGGAATCCGATGCTCAATTACGGACCTCTCCCCACCAACCACCCGTATCCTGCCAACCGTGTATTCTCAACGGTTCAACATCTCACTCTACGATGCGCAATATGACTCGAAGACTGGGAAGCAAATTCCCATACCGAGGAAGGTTATTCATGCCGTCGTGGCAGCGATACTTCGCTTCCAGATTGTTTGTCTGGAAGTGGGGGTACCGGCGAGTCAGATGCTGATTATTGCGACTGAGGCGACGCGGACGGCGATCAACTCGGAGGAGTTCGTTAAGACCATCCAGAACAGAACACATGTCCAAGTGCGAATGCTGccgaaggatgaagagggcgTTGTTGGGGCGTGGGGCATTGCGAGCGGATTTTCGGATATTGAGGGACTGGCGATTGACCTCGGGGGTGGGAGTATGCAGATGACTTGGATTGTTTCCCATGCTGGAGACGTGCGTATCAGTTCCAAGGGGTCTATTAGCTTCCCCTatggtgctgctgctctGACGCAGAAACTGGAAGCTCTAACGAAGGGtaaagatgaggatgaggcggccaaggccaaggagcaATTCCGCCAGGAGATGACTAGTCAGTTTCGTCGCGCGTGGGAGGATTTAGAGATCCCTGAGCGACTCGTCAATaaggcgaagaaggaaggtggCTTTCAGCTCTATCTCTCTGGAGGGGGATTTCGTGGGTGgggatatcttcttctctatctGCATCAAGTCCGGGGCGAGTATTACCCGATTTCCATCATCAATGGATATACTGTTGGGAAGAAGGACTTTGAGAACACAgaggtgttgaagaaggttgCGAAGACTGCAAAAGATATCTTTCGTGTGTCTGATCGTCGCCGAAAACAAGTCCCCTCGGTCGCATTCCTCGTGAACGTGCTCGCGAAGGCCATTCCTCATGGGATTAAGGAGGCACACTTCTGCCAGGGAGGCGTTCGAGAGGGTGCCCTGTATCGCAAGATCCTACCTGTTATCCGCCAGCAGGATCCTTTGCAGGTTGCGACCATGAATTTCGCCCGCGGATCGGCCCAGGCGATGGCTTTCATGGCCTTCTCGTCCATTCCTCGTCCAACAAAGGACAGGTCTTTTCCTCATTCTATTAGCCCACATGTCATTCAAGCCTTTGCCAATATCCTTTATGCGCACGCTACAATGTCTAAAGAGACGGCAGCCACAGCCGCGCTCTACAGCACAAGCACCGGGGTCCTGGCGGAAGCGCATGGTATACCGCATGCCGATCGCGCTCGCCTGGCGTTGATGCTGCAGGAGAGGTATGGTGGCGAATTGCCACCTCGTGAGATGGACTTTAAGAAGAGCCTGCGGTCGCTTCTTACCCCGGAGGAAATCTGGTGGACGCGGTATCTAGGGAAACTGGGTCTTGTCATCAGTCGGGTGTATCCCACGGGCGTCATTGATCCGTCCAGACCACGCGCAATGCCAAGAGCGCGCTGGGCAAACGatctggggaagaagaaaaacaagcaagGAATTGAGTTGAAGGTCTCACTGCAGAAGGTAGGGTTTGATCCCACCAGACTGAAGCAAGAGCTGGAAGCagacctgaagaagatacGGAAAGtcgggaaaaggaagcactGGATTGGAGGTAGGGACGGATGGGGGATGAAAGTCGAAGTACTTCTAGTGGAGGAGGACCTTCTTTAA